From a region of the Desulfuromonas sp. KJ2020 genome:
- a CDS encoding SO_0444 family Cu/Zn efflux transporter, which produces MDIVLGIVGECWEILVESAIYVLFGFFAAGVLKALIPTEVVARHLGQSSAGSVLKASLFGVPLPLCSCGVIPAAIGLRQQGASKGASAAFLVSVPETGVDSMAITWALLDPLMTLIRPLAAFVTATVTGLAINRLPDEAGAPAKQGTDTTTPGQETPAPLPLGRRLREGIAYAFGDLLGDIGKWLLLGIGLAGIIAYFVPDDFFVRYLHSEPLSLLIMLAVGIPLYICASASTPIAAALVLKGLSPGAALVFLLAGPATNAATITVVFRYFGRAATLVYLLSIALCSLALGWLTNRLYAFSGLDITRWVSEAGAATESPLMVVAAVVLLVLLGRCTLPRKKGCSGNQPGGT; this is translated from the coding sequence ATGGATATCGTACTGGGAATAGTGGGAGAATGCTGGGAGATCCTGGTTGAATCGGCCATCTACGTGCTCTTCGGTTTTTTTGCCGCCGGGGTACTCAAGGCCCTGATTCCGACTGAAGTCGTGGCCCGGCATCTGGGCCAGAGCAGCGCCGGCTCGGTGCTCAAGGCCTCGCTTTTCGGCGTTCCCCTGCCCCTGTGCTCCTGCGGGGTCATTCCGGCCGCCATCGGCCTGCGCCAGCAAGGGGCGAGCAAAGGGGCCTCGGCCGCCTTTCTCGTCTCGGTACCGGAGACGGGGGTCGACTCCATGGCCATCACCTGGGCCCTGCTCGATCCTCTCATGACCCTCATCCGGCCCCTCGCCGCCTTTGTCACCGCCACGGTGACGGGGCTGGCCATCAATCGCCTGCCGGACGAGGCCGGCGCCCCGGCAAAGCAGGGGACCGACACCACGACGCCGGGACAGGAGACGCCCGCACCCTTGCCCCTGGGCCGACGCCTGCGCGAGGGGATCGCCTACGCTTTCGGCGATCTGCTGGGGGATATCGGCAAGTGGCTGCTGCTTGGCATCGGCCTGGCCGGGATCATCGCCTATTTCGTCCCGGACGATTTCTTCGTCCGTTATCTGCATAGCGAACCGCTCTCTTTGCTGATCATGCTGGCTGTAGGCATCCCCCTCTACATCTGCGCCAGCGCCTCCACCCCCATCGCCGCCGCTCTGGTGCTCAAAGGTCTCTCCCCCGGCGCCGCCCTGGTCTTTCTGCTGGCCGGGCCGGCCACCAATGCCGCCACCATCACCGTGGTCTTCCGCTATTTCGGCCGCGCCGCCACCCTGGTTTATCTGCTCTCCATCGCCCTGTGCTCCCTCGCCCTCGGCTGGCTGACCAACCGCCTCTACGCCTTCAGCGGTCTCGACATCACGCGCTGGGTCAGCGAAGCGGGCGCCGCCACCGAGTCCCCCCTGATGGTGGTCGCCGCCGTTGTGCTGCTGGTACTGCTGGGGCGCTGCACCCTCCCCCGCAAAAAGGGCTGTAGCGGCAACCAGCCAGGCGGCACCTGA